TGGACCTGGTACGATATCGAAAAAGACTGGGATTACGGATGCGTGGAAGTCTCTTCGGATGCAGGCGGAACATGGCAGAAGGTAGCGGGGAATATCACCACGTGCGACGATCCTCATGGCCAGAATCCCGGACACGGAATCACCGGCCAGAGCAAAGAATGGGTACGGGCCGAATTCGACCTGTCGGCATTCAGCGGAGAGGTGAATCTCCGATTCCGGTATCTGACTGACCGTGATGTGCAGGGCCTGGGGTGGGTCCTCGACGACCTTGAGTTTGTCAGCGGCTCCGGCAGCACGATCTTTGCGGATGACGTGGAGTCCGGTGCCGGAGCCTGGGCAGCCAAAGGTTGGTACATCTCCAGCGGCTCGGAAAAGCGCACGGAGCCCCGGTATTATCTTGCTGAATGGCGTGAGCCCATAGGTTTCGATATTGGCATGACCAACTGGTTCCACCGGGTCGATACTGTCCCGCCCAATAACCTGGTGGAGAAAGTGTGCGCTGACCCTGGCATGCTGCTCTGGTACCGTGATGGACAATTCACCGATAACTGGGTGGGAAAGCACCCCTGGAAGGGGTTTTTGCTGCTCGTGGATGCCCATCCTGAGCTTGTCCTGGCCGATAATACGGCCTTTCTGGCCAACTGGCTGTTCGAGCCTCCGGCCCCGCGTTTTGAGCCGCCATATCCGAACAGGGACCTCCCCTTCTGCACCCGCATCCAGATCGCTGACGCTGCCTTCGGGCTGAAGCCGACTTCAGGCTGCGGTCTGACCAGATGGTTTGGATTGCCCGTATGCGCTCAAATGCCGCAACTTCCCGCAAGTCCGGTATTTGACGATTCAATCTGCTATGTCGATAAATCCTGGTCGGCCTGGTATCAATCCGTACCGTTTGGCGTCTATATCCGTGAGTCCATCAACAGCGTCGAAACGCCTGCCTGCGGGCTGAAGATCATCGTTCAGGAAGAGAGCCCTGACGGAGAAGGAGGCAGGATAACGGTGGATTTCACCGGCTTCAGGCCATGAAGTTTAAAGCGTGGGAGCGTGAGAGAGCGAGAGAGTGGGAGAGCGAAAACGCTCTAACTCTCTCACGCTCCTACGCTCTAACGCTCTAACGCAAATGCCGTGTTCATGAAGTTGGCCACGTCGCTGGTCAGTTTTTTCAAAGATGGCAGATGCACATAGATCTGGTGTCCGACATCGTAGTATGCAATCGTGACATTGCCCTGCAGGCCGGGGTCGAGGCCAAGATGACTGACCGTATAATCAGTAGCGAAATAGGGTGTAGTCAGGTCATAATAGCCTGCGGCTATCAGTACCTTCAGATACTTGTTCTTGCTGATAGCTTCTCGCAGGGTTGCGGTGACATTGGTGAATCCCTGCCCTTCATGATGACCCAATCCCCAGTTCCAGGAGCGATTCACCTCCTCATTGAGAACCTCATACTGAAGGTCGTTGACATACTTAAGCTCATTGCGTACATAATCGCTCATGGCCGCTCCAAAAGGTCCCATAACCAGAAAGAGTGAAGGGTCATACTCGTCATACTCCTGGCCGGCGTCAGGATCGGGGCCTTCAAACCGGCCATCCAGGAGGCCGATTATCCGGTGTTCCTTCCGAAGCAGCTCCCTGGTGAAATCGATGTGGCTGATTCGCAGGTTATGACTGCTGATATAGGTGGGGGAAAGGGAGGTATAGCGGGCCAGTTTTTCGATCACCCGATCCCGCTCAGAACCTGAGAGTGCGGCACCTTTCAGCAAAGCCAGGCTGTATTCGTTCATTGCCCAGCCCTCGGCTTCCTTCAGGAGTCTGGGCAAATCGCTCGATTGCAGATCAGGGGAGAGCTTCTTATGGTACCATGCGGCTGCCGTATACGTGGGTAAAAACAGAGAACAGGGCAGATCGTTGCCCTGGTTGAACATGATGGTCTGAAAGTCCAGGGCCGGTGAGATAAGCACCAGACCATTGAGATTCAGATTGACCTTATCCTGAAGGAATCCGGCCAGCTCTGCGGCCCTGGTTGCACCGTAGCTTTCACCGGCAATGAACTTCGGCGACGACCAGCGCCCGAACCGGGTAACGTAGAGGCGAATAAAATCCCCGGCAAGATTGATATCCTCCCGAAAGCTGTAAAACCGCTTCGGATCGATGCCGGAACGGGCCCCGGCGTGGTGCCCGGTGGTGCCGGACTTCTCACCTGATCCGGCACCGGATTCAGAATCAGGCCGGGAGGGGGGGCGGCTGTAGCCGGTGCCTATGGGATCAACAAAAACAAGGTCGGTGAAGTTAAGCCAGGTATATTCATTATCGAGCAGCCGGTAGGGAGGCGAGGCATTTTTGCCCTCATCTTTCAGGAATATCCGCCGGGGACCAAGAGCACCCAGGTGCAGAAAGACCGAAGCTGCTCCCGGCCCGCCGTTAAAGGCAAAGGTGAGCGGCCATTTGCCTTTGTTCTTCCGGTCATCCCGTTCATAGGCGACAAAAAACAGATCGGCCTTGGGCTGGCCCGATTCTTCCTTGATCTCCAGATAGCCTGCCGTGGCCGTATATCTCAGA
This portion of the bacterium genome encodes:
- a CDS encoding peptidase S10 is translated as MKKQHRGSISLIAAVVVFVMCPAAPGRARGATQDPPVAKTTTEPAGGEQQSPDTTGKKADESNTKELSVTHREITVNGQTLRYTATAGYLEIKEESGQPKADLFFVAYERDDRKNKGKWPLTFAFNGGPGAASVFLHLGALGPRRIFLKDEGKNASPPYRLLDNEYTWLNFTDLVFVDPIGTGYSRPPSRPDSESGAGSGEKSGTTGHHAGARSGIDPKRFYSFREDINLAGDFIRLYVTRFGRWSSPKFIAGESYGATRAAELAGFLQDKVNLNLNGLVLISPALDFQTIMFNQGNDLPCSLFLPTYTAAAWYHKKLSPDLQSSDLPRLLKEAEGWAMNEYSLALLKGAALSGSERDRVIEKLARYTSLSPTYISSHNLRISHIDFTRELLRKEHRIIGLLDGRFEGPDPDAGQEYDEYDPSLFLVMGPFGAAMSDYVRNELKYVNDLQYEVLNEEVNRSWNWGLGHHEGQGFTNVTATLREAISKNKYLKVLIAAGYYDLTTPYFATDYTVSHLGLDPGLQGNVTIAYYDVGHQIYVHLPSLKKLTSDVANFMNTAFALER